A portion of the Candidatus Pristimantibacillus lignocellulolyticus genome contains these proteins:
- a CDS encoding DUF2339 domain-containing protein yields the protein MQNEADQQAAPQGANPQQHIPAPPQGANPQQWNQAAPQGANLQQWNQAAPQGANLQQWNQAAPQGANPQQHRPVASQGANPQQHRPAAPQGANPQQWNQAAPQGANPQQWNQAAPQGANPQQWNQAAPQGANPQQWNQAARQGANPQQWNQAAPQGANPQQWNQAAPQGANPQQWNQAARQGANPQQWNQAAPQGANPQQWNQAAPQGANPQQWNQVAPQGANPQQHKPAAPQGGNPQQWNQDAPQGGNPQQWNQAAPQGANPQQWNQAAPQGANPQQWNQAAPPGANPQQWNQAAPQGGNPQQWNQAAPQGANPQQHRPTAPQGGNPQQWNQAARQGANPQQQHVYYQPYTKEEKEKSTRNFENVLARIWLPIVFIIVMLVGMLWGFVAVVKEGYLSEPVRCLLGVFIAVVLYVLGLSQYRHKRAALGKVLLGGSHGLLIITISVAHLAYEILPIPLAIVCYFIAFSQIIYSSLRWKSQTLITISVISGFLCALLVDLTEINGSLFIISQLAFSILMLILSYKLMYQVAYWFAFVLLHFSLLIAYDEFFVVQESLYVIAVIIQLLCLFAHFLIDKKHTINYMAMQIVAVPSALLWSYTLLGDNYKNSYWIGLGLILLCYLGGSFFFNNKINEAVAEEKSTYRYRHELSLMITSFIALILFVDLVAGSFNSTMVQLIVSLSLIVAIRMKYVVYGILSSLVFVTISIVVMLQKVPHVFSGEMLNWIIILVSLLFIHNQYNSNIVNDSNSDEDVTLPIIRWLSALVGFIFVSMLSLVLSRELELEMQHYFMSAFWTIYAIGAIVLGLLKTWTKPRITGMLLLFVVLMKVIFIDISHVHLGIKAVIFIVLGGVGILISRLMYNAQREDKQNNNINS from the coding sequence ATGCAAAACGAAGCGGACCAACAAGCCGCGCCGCAAGGAGCGAATCCACAGCAGCATATACCTGCTCCGCCACAAGGAGCGAATCCACAGCAGTGGAACCAAGCCGCGCCGCAAGGAGCGAATTTACAGCAGTGGAACCAAGCCGCGCCGCAAGGAGCGAATTTACAGCAGTGGAACCAAGCCGCGCCGCAAGGAGCGAATCCACAGCAGCATAGACCAGTTGCCTCGCAAGGAGCGAATCCACAGCAGCATAGACCTGCTGCGCCGCAAGGAGCGAATCCACAGCAGTGGAACCAAGCTGCGCCGCAAGGAGCGAATCCACAGCAGTGGAACCAAGCCGCGCCGCAAGGAGCGAATCCACAGCAGTGGAACCAAGCCGCGCCGCAAGGAGCAAATCCACAGCAGTGGAACCAAGCCGCGCGGCAAGGAGCGAATCCACAGCAGTGGAACCAAGCCGCGCCGCAAGGAGCGAATCCACAGCAGTGGAACCAAGCTGCGCCGCAAGGAGCGAATCCACAGCAGTGGAACCAAGCCGCGCGGCAAGGAGCGAATCCACAGCAGTGGAACCAAGCCGCGCCGCAAGGAGCGAATCCACAGCAGTGGAACCAAGCTGCACCGCAAGGAGCGAATCCACAGCAGTGGAACCAAGTTGCACCGCAAGGAGCGAATCCACAGCAGCATAAACCTGCTGCGCCGCAAGGAGGAAATCCACAGCAGTGGAACCAAGATGCGCCGCAAGGAGGAAATCCACAGCAGTGGAACCAAGCCGCACCGCAAGGAGCGAATCCACAGCAGTGGAACCAAGCCGCGCCACAAGGAGCAAATCCACAGCAGTGGAACCAAGCTGCGCCACCAGGAGCGAATCCACAGCAGTGGAACCAAGCTGCGCCGCAAGGAGGAAATCCACAGCAGTGGAACCAAGCCGCGCCGCAAGGAGCGAATCCACAGCAGCATAGACCAACCGCGCCGCAAGGAGGAAATCCACAGCAGTGGAACCAAGCCGCGCGGCAAGGAGCGAATCCACAGCAGCAACATGTCTACTACCAACCGTATACTAAAGAAGAAAAAGAAAAATCAACTCGTAACTTTGAAAATGTTTTAGCTCGGATTTGGTTACCAATTGTATTTATTATTGTTATGTTAGTTGGTATGTTATGGGGCTTTGTTGCAGTAGTGAAAGAAGGATACTTATCTGAACCAGTTCGTTGTTTGTTAGGAGTTTTTATTGCGGTTGTGCTTTATGTACTGGGCTTAAGTCAATATCGTCATAAAAGAGCTGCATTAGGAAAAGTATTACTAGGCGGGTCGCATGGATTACTAATAATTACGATATCCGTAGCTCATCTAGCTTATGAAATACTTCCTATACCGTTAGCAATTGTTTGTTATTTCATAGCTTTTTCACAAATTATATATTCTTCTTTACGTTGGAAATCACAAACATTAATTACAATCTCGGTTATCTCAGGTTTTCTCTGTGCGTTGCTCGTAGATCTAACTGAAATTAATGGATCACTATTCATTATTTCACAATTAGCATTTTCGATATTAATGTTAATTCTAAGCTACAAACTCATGTATCAAGTAGCTTACTGGTTTGCATTTGTTCTGCTTCATTTCTCATTACTTATTGCATATGATGAATTCTTTGTTGTTCAAGAGAGTTTATATGTTATAGCTGTAATTATTCAACTCCTTTGTTTATTTGCTCATTTCCTAATAGATAAGAAACATACGATAAACTACATGGCCATGCAAATTGTGGCAGTACCTAGTGCATTACTTTGGTCTTATACCTTACTAGGTGACAACTATAAGAATTCTTACTGGATTGGATTAGGGCTTATACTTCTATGTTATTTAGGAGGATCGTTTTTCTTCAATAATAAGATTAACGAAGCTGTAGCTGAAGAGAAAAGTACTTATCGATACCGTCATGAGCTGAGTTTAATGATAACTAGTTTCATTGCACTTATACTCTTTGTCGATCTTGTAGCGGGTAGTTTTAACTCAACAATGGTGCAATTGATTGTATCGTTATCGTTAATTGTAGCGATAAGAATGAAATATGTAGTATATGGAATTCTTTCTAGTCTTGTTTTCGTTACTATCTCTATTGTCGTTATGCTACAAAAAGTGCCACATGTATTCTCTGGTGAAATGTTAAATTGGATAATAATTTTAGTATCCTTGTTATTCATTCATAATCAATATAATAGTAATATTGTTAATGATAGCAATAGTGATGAGGATGTTACATTACCGATTATTCGTTGGCTTTCAGCATTAGTTGGATTTATATTTGTATCGATGTTATCGCTTGTGCTTAGTAGAGAGCTCGAGCTAGAAATGCAGCATTACTTTATGTCAGCCTTCTGGACGATCTATGCTATCGGTGCTATAGTCCTTGGGTTACTGAAGACATGGACTAAGCCAAGAATAACGGGAATGCTACTATTATTTGTTGTATTGATGAAAGTCATTTTTATTGATATCTCGCATGTACATCTTGGTATAAAAGCAGTTATCTTTATCGTCTTAGGCGGTGTTGGCATACTCATTTCTCGGTTAATGTACAACGCGCAAAGAGAAGACAAACAGAATAATAATATTAACAGCTAG